A genomic window from Microvirga sp. TS319 includes:
- a CDS encoding tripartite tricarboxylate transporter permease, with amino-acid sequence MEGLYYGWQAVTSMPVLLAAIGGVTWGILGGALPGISPSIAMALLLPFTYNLPPLVAVVLLASVYVGAEYGGSIPAILIRTPGTNSAAATVIDGYEMHRQGRGGEALGLSLVGGTIGGLFGLILLSTLTGPLASLALVFTPPAYFALGILGISIIGSLSEGALLKGLIAGVLGLMIATVGTDPISGVSRFTFGNPDLLEGIHFILVMLGIFAVAELMAQAGEERWTEGTKPKTGTTRLRLPSLATLWRLRRAQGIGCVLGAIEGAIPGGGGSVAAFLSYNEARRWSKEPEKFGKGSEEGVIAPETANNVVSATAIVPTLSFGIPGSNSTAILLGGFLIHGLQPGPLLFTTNPEIVYGLFGGLFTANILMFLIGAVILTPCIWLVSRPKPYLMAAIFGLVVSGVYAIDHSLFDLTIVLVAGVVGFIMRKFGFPTLPLILGLVLGYMIESNYRRALLITNGDHIVFLQDGVSLGLLACAALIVGLSAMREIRRMRNPIKLEEAPAH; translated from the coding sequence ATGGAAGGCCTCTACTACGGCTGGCAGGCTGTCACGTCGATGCCCGTTCTGCTTGCCGCGATCGGCGGCGTTACCTGGGGTATATTGGGAGGGGCGCTCCCAGGGATCTCGCCGTCTATCGCGATGGCCCTTCTGCTGCCCTTCACCTATAATCTCCCGCCGCTCGTCGCGGTGGTTCTCCTTGCGTCGGTTTATGTGGGCGCCGAATATGGCGGCTCCATTCCGGCAATCCTGATCCGCACGCCCGGCACGAATTCCGCTGCCGCGACTGTGATCGACGGCTACGAGATGCACCGCCAGGGCCGGGGCGGTGAAGCGCTCGGCCTGTCCCTCGTCGGGGGCACCATCGGCGGATTGTTCGGATTGATTCTGCTCTCCACGTTGACGGGGCCGCTGGCAAGCCTCGCGCTGGTCTTTACGCCGCCAGCCTATTTCGCGCTTGGCATCCTGGGCATCAGCATCATCGGATCCCTCTCCGAGGGGGCGCTTCTCAAGGGGCTCATCGCTGGCGTGCTCGGCTTGATGATCGCAACAGTTGGCACGGATCCGATTTCCGGTGTGAGCCGATTCACATTCGGAAATCCGGATCTGCTCGAAGGCATTCACTTCATCCTCGTCATGCTTGGAATCTTTGCCGTGGCGGAACTCATGGCGCAGGCGGGCGAGGAGCGCTGGACGGAAGGTACGAAGCCTAAGACCGGCACAACGCGCTTGAGGCTCCCGAGCCTCGCGACCCTGTGGCGTCTGCGCAGGGCGCAGGGCATCGGGTGCGTTCTGGGCGCCATTGAAGGAGCAATCCCGGGAGGCGGCGGCTCGGTCGCTGCATTTCTCTCCTACAACGAGGCTCGCCGCTGGTCGAAGGAGCCGGAGAAATTCGGCAAGGGTTCCGAGGAAGGGGTTATTGCTCCCGAAACGGCCAACAACGTCGTATCCGCAACGGCGATCGTTCCAACCTTGAGTTTCGGCATTCCCGGCTCCAACTCGACGGCGATTCTCCTTGGCGGCTTCCTGATCCATGGCCTGCAGCCTGGGCCATTGCTGTTCACCACCAATCCCGAGATCGTCTATGGCCTCTTCGGTGGTCTGTTTACGGCCAATATCTTGATGTTTCTGATTGGCGCTGTGATCTTGACACCGTGCATTTGGTTGGTGAGCCGGCCTAAGCCTTACCTGATGGCCGCCATTTTCGGGCTCGTGGTCTCCGGTGTCTATGCGATCGATCACAGCCTCTTCGACCTGACGATCGTTCTCGTGGCTGGCGTCGTCGGCTTCATCATGCGTAAGTTCGGCTTTCCGACGCTCCCGCTGATCCTCGGTCTCGTTCTCGGCTACATGATCGAGTCCAACTATCGTCGCGCGCTGCTGATCACCAACGGCGATCACATCGTATTCCTGCAGGACGGCGTGAGCCTCGGTCTTCTTGCCTGTGCGGCTCTCATTGTCGGCCTGTCGGCCATGCGCGAAATTCGCCGAATGAGAAACCCAATCAAGCTGGAGGAAGCTCCCGCTCACTGA
- a CDS encoding tripartite tricarboxylate transporter TctB family protein, which translates to MRSNLITGTLLLIFSVVFWFGADAIPKSRLGGSVGADGLPKILAIALGVLSAGLIVQNLLMMRAAQVTANAGSKATGEPISVYLRGFGMIVIGAAYLVLVPYLGYMLTIALLLLAVAIYNGKRPTAGLLVFAIVGSVFFYLLFVRVLDVPLPAGFWPRLIG; encoded by the coding sequence ATGCGCTCAAATCTGATCACGGGCACCCTTCTTCTGATCTTTTCGGTGGTCTTCTGGTTCGGTGCGGATGCGATCCCGAAAAGCCGTCTCGGCGGGAGCGTCGGCGCCGATGGCCTTCCAAAGATATTGGCAATTGCGCTCGGCGTTCTCTCGGCAGGCCTCATCGTCCAGAACCTTCTGATGATGCGGGCAGCGCAGGTCACCGCCAATGCAGGATCAAAGGCGACAGGCGAGCCCATATCAGTCTATCTGAGGGGCTTCGGCATGATCGTGATCGGTGCCGCCTATCTCGTGCTGGTGCCCTATCTGGGCTACATGCTGACCATTGCCCTGTTGCTGCTCGCGGTCGCAATCTACAATGGCAAACGCCCCACAGCAGGGCTCCTTGTATTCGCGATCGTCGGCTCCGTCTTCTTCTACCTGCTCTTCGTGCGGGTTCTGGACGTGCCTCTACCGGCAGGGTTTTGGCCACGGCTGATCGGCTGA
- a CDS encoding Bug family tripartite tricarboxylate transporter substrate binding protein, whose product MISKIKTALLVGLTTAGFLAQPALAANYPHKTVKLVTHSSPGGGTDVFLRELIKHLTPITGVTYVVENVRGGAGAKAIAYLAGSPADGSVFYGTTPSYINTSLLSKPDKTYEDLDPVVNLFQDPQIVFVRADSPYKSLKDVVEDAKKRPNQVRVGVSTPGSLDRQVMEQLKAETGTEVTIITHDGGGDVMLSVLNGTSTVGIGEIGELRGQLDAKKIRLITTYTDERLPQFADVPTAKEQGINLVVRKFRGLAGPKGLPRDIVAAWEDAAQKVLQDPKFKAVYEKDALIPSYLNQEQYGKFLAGFAQEQKAFFTKYGITAE is encoded by the coding sequence ATGATTTCCAAGATCAAGACTGCACTCTTGGTGGGCTTGACGACCGCCGGCTTCCTGGCCCAACCTGCTCTTGCGGCGAACTATCCGCACAAAACCGTGAAGCTCGTCACCCATTCCAGTCCCGGCGGCGGAACGGACGTCTTCCTGCGTGAGCTGATCAAGCATCTCACGCCGATTACGGGCGTGACTTACGTGGTCGAGAACGTTCGCGGCGGCGCTGGAGCCAAGGCCATCGCGTATCTCGCAGGCTCGCCGGCGGATGGCAGCGTGTTCTACGGAACGACGCCGAGCTACATCAATACGTCGCTGCTCAGCAAACCTGATAAGACGTACGAGGACCTCGATCCCGTCGTGAACCTGTTCCAGGACCCGCAGATCGTATTCGTCCGCGCCGACAGTCCCTACAAATCGCTGAAGGATGTCGTCGAAGACGCCAAGAAGCGCCCGAACCAGGTGCGTGTCGGTGTCAGCACCCCTGGCTCTCTCGACCGCCAGGTCATGGAGCAGCTCAAAGCCGAGACCGGTACCGAAGTGACCATCATTACGCATGACGGCGGTGGCGACGTCATGCTGAGCGTGCTCAACGGCACGTCGACCGTCGGCATCGGCGAAATTGGCGAACTGCGCGGCCAGCTCGACGCGAAGAAGATCCGTCTCATCACCACCTACACCGATGAACGCCTCCCGCAGTTTGCAGATGTCCCGACAGCGAAGGAGCAGGGCATCAATCTGGTCGTGCGGAAATTCCGCGGCCTTGCCGGTCCGAAGGGGCTGCCACGCGACATCGTCGCAGCTTGGGAAGACGCGGCGCAGAAGGTGCTTCAGGACCCGAAGTTCAAAGCGGTCTACGAGAAGGATGCCCTCATCCCGTCCTATCTGAATCAGGAACAGTACGGGAAGTTTCTTGCTGGCTTCGCGCAGGAGCAGAAGGCCTTCTTCACGAAGTATGGCATCACGGCCGAGTGA
- a CDS encoding SDR family NAD(P)-dependent oxidoreductase yields the protein MAEGKLLEGQVAIVTGGVRRIGKAIALSLAKEGAAIVINAKSSREEAESAAHEIEVAGGRAIVHLADVTDEEAVAGLVSATMGTFGRIDILVNNAAIRREVPFTEMSLSEWREITGVILEAPFLCSREVLPHMVRSRHGRIINIGGVSAHTGAYNRAHVAAAKSGLTGLTRALAVEFAEHGITVNCVAPGKIGGKRSATSGHSVSLPGGGQPLVGHDGASEDVAEVVRTLCLPTGGFITGQTIHVNGGLFMP from the coding sequence TTGGCCGAAGGGAAACTTCTTGAAGGACAGGTCGCCATCGTCACGGGCGGTGTGCGCCGTATTGGCAAGGCAATCGCCTTATCGTTGGCAAAGGAAGGCGCTGCCATCGTCATCAATGCGAAATCATCCCGCGAGGAGGCCGAGTCCGCTGCCCACGAGATCGAGGTCGCTGGCGGACGTGCCATCGTTCATCTGGCCGATGTCACGGACGAGGAGGCCGTCGCTGGTCTCGTTTCCGCGACGATGGGGACTTTCGGGCGCATCGATATCCTGGTGAACAATGCGGCGATCCGTCGGGAGGTCCCGTTTACGGAAATGTCCCTTTCGGAATGGCGTGAGATTACAGGCGTCATTCTCGAAGCCCCATTCCTGTGCTCCCGCGAGGTTCTCCCGCATATGGTCCGTTCGAGACATGGGCGGATCATCAATATCGGCGGCGTCAGTGCCCATACGGGCGCCTATAATCGCGCCCATGTGGCAGCGGCGAAAAGTGGCTTGACGGGACTGACCCGCGCGCTCGCTGTCGAGTTCGCGGAGCACGGGATCACGGTGAACTGCGTTGCTCCGGGTAAGATCGGCGGGAAACGCTCGGCAACGTCGGGGCACAGTGTGTCTCTTCCAGGCGGGGGGCAGCCCCTCGTCGGTCACGATGGTGCTTCAGAGGATGTTGCGGAGGTTGTTCGCACTCTGTGCCTCCCAACCGGTGGTTTCATCACAGGACAGACCATTCACGTGAATGGTGGGCTCTTCATGCCGTGA
- a CDS encoding AbrB family transcriptional regulator, whose translation MIPASPVPFWRAIPGLALAAGLGWLASYVHMPLAWVLGPMIVTALVSVTGYPVVAPALGRRFGQAVVGTSIGLNITAAALDTIVMWAPWMVVTALVGIVLAAVLSVPMSIAGKIDHKTAYFSLTPGGLSEMANIGVSVGAEAEPIAVSQAIRVALLVCLMPPLIIALGIDGGLMNQAARIELSWFQVTAALAAGLAGVTVTWLLRFNNPWTVGAILGTGFIAALGLLSGRIPGILFAAAQFLIGVSIGARFRRESLVRLPRVFLVSALFTIALAALLFAYAGALTAITGLDLASVALGSSPGGMAEMALTAQVLHLNVALVIAFQVIRAFFVNGFSLYFYRIFNKIGLFSGIALLMGRRLSR comes from the coding sequence ATGATACCGGCCTCTCCCGTCCCATTCTGGCGTGCCATTCCGGGCCTTGCCCTGGCTGCGGGGCTCGGATGGCTCGCATCGTATGTTCATATGCCACTTGCATGGGTCCTCGGCCCCATGATCGTGACAGCATTGGTGTCCGTTACGGGATATCCGGTCGTCGCGCCTGCTCTCGGAAGGCGTTTCGGGCAGGCCGTCGTCGGCACGAGCATTGGCCTCAACATCACCGCAGCTGCTCTCGACACCATCGTCATGTGGGCCCCATGGATGGTCGTGACGGCGCTTGTCGGAATCGTCCTGGCCGCAGTGCTGTCCGTGCCGATGTCCATCGCGGGCAAGATCGATCATAAGACAGCCTATTTCTCCCTCACTCCGGGCGGTCTCTCCGAAATGGCGAATATCGGCGTTTCCGTGGGAGCCGAGGCCGAACCGATCGCAGTCTCACAGGCGATCCGCGTCGCTTTGCTGGTCTGCCTCATGCCACCTCTCATCATTGCATTGGGGATTGATGGCGGGTTGATGAATCAGGCTGCTCGGATCGAGCTTTCCTGGTTTCAGGTCACGGCGGCGCTCGCGGCCGGACTGGCCGGGGTCACGGTCACATGGCTGCTCCGCTTCAACAATCCTTGGACCGTCGGGGCCATTCTCGGCACAGGATTCATTGCCGCTCTGGGACTGCTGAGCGGACGAATTCCCGGGATCTTGTTTGCCGCAGCGCAATTCCTCATCGGGGTATCGATCGGGGCCCGCTTCCGACGCGAAAGCCTGGTCCGGCTCCCACGGGTTTTCCTCGTCAGTGCCTTGTTCACGATCGCCCTGGCGGCACTGCTCTTTGCCTATGCCGGGGCTTTGACCGCCATAACAGGCCTTGATCTTGCGAGCGTTGCCCTTGGTTCCTCTCCGGGTGGAATGGCGGAAATGGCGCTGACGGCGCAAGTCCTCCATCTCAATGTGGCGCTCGTGATCGCCTTTCAGGTCATTCGCGCCTTCTTCGTGAATGGGTTTTCATTGTACTTCTATAGGATTTTCAACAAGATAGGGCTTTTTTCCGGAATCGCTCTTCTCATGGGACGGCGCTTGTCGCGTTGA
- a CDS encoding MmgE/PrpD family protein, giving the protein MNGQPASQSDYGAAALDLNVTKDLCAFMAAATFESMPEAAVHAGRRGVLDWIGCALAGSRHPTISKLLSVLEAVGSAPRATVLGRDMRLGLLEAPIANGQMGHVLDFDDTHMGGVVLHASSPILAALFALSERNPVTGKDFLLAYAAGFEAGVRTGQGAPAHHAGGWHLTGTLGSIAAGAAAGKLLGLDSQQLVHALGIAATQAAGMQQNRGTMCKSLHAGKAASSGLLAALLAQSGFDSSDEILEGKRGFCRIYSSVAKTDLILDRLGRRWEIARNGHKPYACGVVLHPTIDAMIALRAKVSAPDQVSAIELRVNPLAVSITGVADPGTGLKSKFSLTHTAAVAFLDRAAGIAQYTDERARAPEVVALREIVSVRTDEGLGRDQAWACVALRTGERYEYQVTHASGTVDNPMSDAALEGKFLANAVPLIGDERASRIRDSVWRLEQIEDVGSLLVQCA; this is encoded by the coding sequence ATGAACGGCCAGCCGGCATCCCAATCCGATTATGGGGCTGCGGCCCTCGATCTGAACGTCACCAAGGATCTGTGCGCATTCATGGCCGCAGCCACTTTCGAGAGCATGCCCGAAGCGGCCGTCCACGCAGGTCGTCGCGGCGTTCTCGATTGGATCGGCTGCGCTCTCGCCGGGAGCCGGCACCCGACGATTTCCAAGCTCCTTTCGGTGCTGGAGGCGGTAGGAAGCGCTCCACGGGCGACCGTGCTCGGGCGCGACATGAGGCTCGGGCTGCTTGAGGCCCCGATTGCCAACGGCCAGATGGGCCATGTGCTTGATTTCGACGACACTCACATGGGCGGTGTCGTTCTCCATGCGAGCTCACCGATTCTGGCTGCGCTCTTCGCCCTGTCGGAGAGAAATCCGGTCACCGGCAAGGATTTCCTTCTGGCTTACGCGGCCGGTTTCGAGGCGGGCGTCCGCACGGGACAGGGGGCCCCTGCTCATCACGCAGGGGGATGGCACCTGACCGGGACGCTGGGCTCGATCGCCGCGGGCGCCGCCGCTGGAAAGCTCCTTGGGCTGGATTCTCAGCAACTGGTACACGCCCTGGGCATTGCGGCGACGCAGGCGGCCGGCATGCAGCAGAACCGGGGAACGATGTGCAAGTCGCTTCACGCCGGCAAGGCGGCCTCGAGCGGGCTTCTCGCTGCCCTGCTCGCACAGAGCGGTTTCGACAGTTCGGACGAGATCCTCGAGGGAAAGCGTGGTTTCTGCCGGATCTACAGCAGTGTCGCGAAGACGGATCTCATTCTCGACCGGCTGGGGCGGCGCTGGGAGATCGCCCGCAATGGCCACAAACCCTATGCCTGCGGCGTGGTTCTGCATCCGACGATCGATGCCATGATCGCCCTCCGGGCCAAGGTATCCGCACCGGACCAGGTGTCTGCAATCGAGTTGCGGGTCAATCCTCTGGCCGTCTCCATCACGGGTGTGGCCGATCCTGGGACGGGTCTCAAATCGAAGTTCAGCCTGACCCACACTGCGGCTGTCGCATTTCTGGATCGGGCAGCCGGCATCGCCCAGTACACTGACGAGCGTGCCCGCGCGCCCGAGGTCGTCGCTTTGCGAGAGATCGTCAGCGTCAGGACCGATGAGGGCCTCGGACGGGATCAGGCATGGGCTTGCGTCGCCTTGCGAACCGGCGAGCGATACGAATACCAAGTCACCCATGCGAGCGGCACCGTCGACAACCCGATGTCGGATGCTGCCCTTGAAGGGAAGTTCCTGGCGAACGCGGTGCCGCTGATCGGAGACGAGAGGGCATCCCGCATTCGCGATTCGGTCTGGCGGCTTGAACAGATCGAGGATGTCGGTAGCCTGCTGGTGCAATGCGCATGA
- a CDS encoding MmgE/PrpD family protein produces the protein MHDSSKPEVPHESAILSDYIAGAHRHELPADVSLKTKHHILDTLAAILSGSRLRAGRLGAAYVAQTGGKPEATVIGTSLVVPAVSAALANGMAGHADETDDSHLVGRFHPGCGIVPAALAIAEQQDRSGQDLLRAVALGYDIGARTTMSLGFSRPDTARHSTHSLGPAFGAAAAAAALLRFDSTRVRHVLSYSAQQASGIPFWQRDKEHVEKAFDFGGMGARNGVAAATMVAAGFSAVDDPFSGKHNLFTAFGENPVPARLIEDLGSRFEIMRASIKKWCVGSPIQAVLDATVTLIETHGIKADDVRRVLITMPDDRIHIVDSRTMPDVCVQHLAALALVDGTVTFESCHDQDRMNDPAILAIRRLIELVPSAELTIATPARQAIVEIETTGGRHLRHHAKAVRGTPENPMDGSEIEAKALDLVVPIIGEERGRTLVETVLRLDQLPKVSGLRPLLSA, from the coding sequence ATGCATGACTCATCGAAGCCCGAGGTCCCGCACGAAAGTGCGATCCTCTCGGACTACATCGCGGGCGCTCACAGGCACGAATTGCCGGCCGATGTCAGCCTCAAAACGAAGCATCACATTCTGGATACGCTCGCGGCGATCCTGTCGGGATCACGTCTCAGGGCGGGCCGTCTCGGCGCCGCCTACGTCGCCCAAACCGGCGGGAAACCCGAAGCGACGGTGATCGGAACCTCGCTCGTCGTGCCCGCCGTCAGCGCAGCTCTGGCGAACGGCATGGCAGGCCATGCGGACGAGACGGACGATTCCCATCTCGTGGGACGATTCCACCCCGGTTGCGGTATCGTTCCCGCAGCTCTCGCCATTGCCGAGCAGCAGGATCGCAGTGGACAGGATCTGCTGCGCGCCGTTGCTCTCGGCTATGATATCGGTGCCCGTACAACCATGTCCCTCGGCTTCAGCCGACCCGATACGGCCCGTCACAGCACCCATAGCCTGGGCCCGGCCTTCGGCGCGGCAGCGGCAGCGGCAGCGCTCCTGCGCTTCGATTCGACCCGCGTCCGCCATGTCCTGTCCTATTCGGCCCAGCAGGCCTCAGGCATTCCGTTCTGGCAGCGGGACAAGGAGCACGTCGAGAAGGCTTTCGACTTCGGCGGCATGGGCGCCCGCAACGGAGTGGCGGCCGCGACCATGGTGGCGGCCGGCTTCTCAGCCGTGGACGATCCGTTCTCAGGCAAGCACAACCTGTTCACGGCATTCGGCGAGAACCCCGTTCCCGCCCGTCTGATCGAAGACCTGGGGTCCCGGTTCGAGATTATGCGCGCCTCGATCAAGAAATGGTGTGTGGGGTCGCCGATCCAAGCCGTCCTGGATGCGACGGTGACCCTGATCGAAACGCACGGCATCAAAGCCGACGATGTCAGGCGCGTCTTGATCACGATGCCGGATGATCGCATCCATATCGTCGACAGCCGGACAATGCCTGATGTCTGCGTACAGCATCTTGCCGCCTTGGCGCTGGTCGATGGTACAGTCACATTCGAGAGCTGCCATGATCAGGATCGGATGAACGATCCTGCCATTCTGGCGATCCGCAGATTGATCGAACTCGTTCCAAGCGCCGAACTGACGATTGCAACCCCGGCAAGACAGGCCATCGTAGAGATCGAGACCACCGGCGGACGCCACCTCCGTCATCATGCGAAAGCCGTTCGCGGCACTCCCGAGAATCCGATGGACGGCAGCGAAATCGAAGCAAAGGCCCTCGATCTTGTGGTCCCGATTATCGGCGAGGAGAGAGGTCGCACGCTCGTCGAGACCGTGCTGCGACTGGACCAACTCCCTAAAGTGAGCGGCCTTCGGCCTTTGCTGTCCGCCTAG
- the tcuB gene encoding tricarballylate utilization 4Fe-4S protein TcuB produces MHATEALKEADRLMTVCNSCRYCEGLCAVFPAMEMRRAFSDGDLNYLANLCHSCGACYTDCQFSPPHEFNVNVPQTLAKVRNDSYKVYVWPRALAPLFERNGLAISLIAALSVGTFFFGLMAINDPAVMFGVQTGPGAFYRIMSHNAMAGVFGAAFFYAIAALIMGFRMFWRDIGETRETLTSGISVWQAMKDTMALRYLDGGGPGCFNEGERPNDRRRLYHHLTFYGFFLCLGATSTATLYHYLLGLEAPYPWYDLPVVLGTLGGIGLVIGPAGLMRAKFKRDPALRDENGRGMEMAFIVMLFLVSLTGLMLLVLRATPAMGTMLALHMGFVFGFFITMPYGKFVHGIYRFGALVRYAKERRALHEPTPSKAKALGIPGAKAGA; encoded by the coding sequence ATGCACGCGACTGAAGCACTCAAGGAAGCCGATCGTCTCATGACGGTCTGCAACTCCTGCCGCTACTGCGAAGGACTCTGTGCGGTTTTTCCCGCTATGGAAATGCGGCGCGCCTTCTCGGACGGCGATCTCAACTATCTGGCCAATCTCTGCCACAGCTGCGGGGCCTGCTACACCGACTGCCAGTTCTCGCCGCCGCACGAGTTCAACGTCAACGTCCCGCAGACGCTCGCGAAGGTACGCAACGACTCGTACAAGGTCTACGTCTGGCCGCGGGCGCTGGCGCCGTTGTTCGAGCGTAACGGGTTGGCGATCAGCCTCATCGCGGCGCTCAGTGTCGGCACCTTCTTCTTCGGCCTGATGGCGATCAACGATCCGGCCGTCATGTTCGGCGTGCAGACGGGCCCCGGCGCGTTCTACCGGATCATGTCGCACAACGCGATGGCGGGCGTGTTCGGGGCTGCGTTCTTCTATGCGATTGCGGCGCTGATCATGGGCTTTCGCATGTTCTGGCGAGACATCGGCGAGACGCGGGAGACGCTGACCAGCGGCATCTCGGTCTGGCAGGCCATGAAGGACACCATGGCGCTGCGTTATCTCGACGGCGGTGGCCCCGGCTGCTTCAACGAGGGCGAGCGGCCGAACGACCGTCGCCGCCTCTACCATCACCTGACATTCTACGGATTCTTCCTGTGCCTTGGTGCGACCAGCACGGCGACCCTCTATCACTATCTTCTCGGCCTGGAGGCGCCTTATCCCTGGTACGACCTGCCGGTGGTGCTCGGGACGCTTGGCGGGATCGGGCTCGTCATCGGACCTGCCGGCCTCATGCGGGCGAAATTCAAGCGCGATCCGGCCCTACGCGACGAGAACGGGCGCGGCATGGAGATGGCGTTCATCGTCATGCTGTTCCTGGTGAGCCTGACAGGCCTCATGCTCCTGGTGCTGCGGGCGACCCCGGCGATGGGCACGATGCTCGCCCTTCATATGGGCTTCGTGTTCGGCTTCTTCATCACCATGCCCTACGGCAAGTTCGTCCACGGCATCTACCGCTTCGGCGCCCTCGTTCGCTACGCCAAGGAGCGCCGCGCGCTTCACGAGCCGACCCCGTCGAAAGCGAAGGCGCTCGGGATTCCCGGCGCCAAGGCGGGGGCTTGA
- the tcuA gene encoding FAD-dependent tricarballylate dehydrogenase TcuA, whose product MMRHYDVLVIGGGNAALCAAISARRSGASVLVLEAAPKFYRGGNTRHTRNMRCAHDTATEILTGPYTEAEFWDDLLRVTGGQTDEELARFMIHESKEILHWIVQQGVRWQPSLGGTLSLGRTNSFFLGGGRAMLNALYRTAEDLGVDVLYDAEVVDLDIQGGKFQSATVAYGGQRHQVHASSLVAAAGGFEANIAWLKQYWGDIAENFLIRGTPYNRGSVLKMLLDKGVQEIGDPTQCHAVAIDARAPKFDGGIITRLDCVVFGIVVNKNAERFYDEGEDIWPKRYAIWGRLVAAQPDQIAYIIFDGPSLELFMPSLYPPLKADSIGELADKLGLDPQALETTVATFNQAVRPGTFDHTILDDCRTEGLTPAKTHWAKRIGTAPFYAYPVRPGITFTYLGTRVNKEARMLMADGSPSANMFAAGEIMAGNVLGKGYAAGIGMTIGSVFGRIAGREAAKNARD is encoded by the coding sequence TTGATGCGCCATTACGATGTGCTCGTGATCGGCGGCGGCAACGCGGCACTCTGCGCGGCCATCAGCGCTCGCCGATCGGGGGCCTCCGTGCTCGTGCTCGAGGCCGCTCCCAAGTTCTACCGCGGCGGCAACACCCGCCACACGCGCAACATGCGCTGCGCCCACGATACGGCGACCGAGATCCTGACTGGTCCCTATACCGAGGCGGAATTCTGGGACGATCTTCTGCGCGTGACGGGCGGCCAGACCGACGAGGAGCTCGCCCGTTTCATGATCCATGAGTCCAAGGAGATCCTGCACTGGATCGTCCAGCAGGGCGTGCGATGGCAGCCGTCTCTCGGCGGAACGCTCAGCCTTGGGCGCACGAACTCATTCTTCCTCGGGGGAGGGCGGGCGATGCTCAACGCACTCTACCGCACGGCGGAGGACCTCGGCGTCGACGTGCTCTACGACGCGGAAGTCGTCGACCTCGATATTCAGGGCGGCAAGTTCCAGTCGGCCACAGTCGCGTATGGCGGGCAGCGGCACCAAGTGCATGCGTCGAGCCTTGTGGCAGCTGCAGGCGGCTTCGAGGCCAATATCGCATGGCTGAAGCAGTATTGGGGCGACATCGCCGAAAACTTTCTCATCCGCGGCACGCCCTACAACCGCGGCTCGGTCCTTAAGATGCTGCTGGACAAGGGCGTGCAGGAGATCGGCGATCCCACCCAGTGTCATGCGGTGGCGATCGACGCTCGGGCGCCGAAATTCGACGGCGGCATCATCACCCGGCTCGACTGCGTCGTCTTTGGTATCGTGGTGAACAAGAACGCCGAGCGCTTCTACGACGAGGGCGAGGACATCTGGCCGAAGCGCTACGCCATCTGGGGGCGGCTCGTCGCTGCCCAACCCGATCAGATCGCCTACATCATCTTTGATGGACCCTCGCTCGAACTCTTCATGCCGTCGCTCTATCCGCCCCTGAAGGCGGACAGCATCGGTGAGCTCGCGGATAAGCTGGGGCTCGACCCGCAGGCACTTGAGACCACGGTCGCAACCTTCAACCAGGCCGTCCGCCCCGGCACGTTCGACCACACGATCCTGGATGACTGCCGGACCGAAGGGCTGACGCCGGCAAAGACCCATTGGGCCAAGCGGATCGGGACGGCTCCGTTCTATGCCTACCCGGTCCGCCCGGGCATCACGTTCACCTATCTGGGCACACGCGTGAACAAGGAGGCCCGGATGCTCATGGCCGACGGCTCTCCTTCAGCCAACATGTTCGCGGCCGGGGAAATCATGGCCGGAAACGTCCTCGGCAAGGGATATGCCGCCGGCATCGGAATGACAATCGGCAGCGTCTTCGGGCGGATTGCCGGACGGGAGGCTGCGAAGAATGCACGCGACTGA